From the Ammospiza caudacuta isolate bAmmCau1 chromosome 24, bAmmCau1.pri, whole genome shotgun sequence genome, one window contains:
- the C4BPB gene encoding C4b-binding protein beta chain, whose amino-acid sequence MTPQMFTFPYGLLLHFSCEEGFGLRGAAQTQCQADGTWDPPVPTCQPVLCPEPRVPFAKVKSPLGEQRWYQTNETVTLECLPGYQFPDNGMMENACTATCLPDGSWTPLPKCMKEGDADVCQEVHYIKSTFECGVPVEKVKSLLEIQKLFLEIKKLQMELEN is encoded by the exons atgaCCCCACAGATGTTCACCTTTCCCTatgggctgctcctgcacttCTCCTGTGAGGAAGGCTTTGGTCTGCGTGGTGCTGCCCAGACTCAGTGCCAGGCTGATGGCACTTGGGAcccccctgtgcccacctgccAGCCAG tCCTGTGTCCAGAACCACGAGTGCCCTTTGCAAAGGTGAAAAGCCCTTTGGGTGAGCAAAGGTGGTACCAGACCAACGAGACTGTCACCTTGGAGTGCCTTCCTGGCTACCAGTTCCCAGACAATGGAATGATGGAAAATGCCTGCACAGCCACGTGCTTGCCTGATGGCAGCTGGACACCACTGCCCAAGTGT ATGAAAGAAGGTGATGCTGATGTGTGTCAAGAGGTTCATTACATTAAATCGACCTTTGAATGTGGTGTGCCTGTGGAAAAAGTGAAAAGTCTCCTGGAAATCCAGAAACTGTTCCTGGAGATTAAAAAATTACAGATGGAACTAGAGAACTGA